In the Pungitius pungitius chromosome 5, fPunPun2.1, whole genome shotgun sequence genome, one interval contains:
- the lnpep gene encoding leucyl-cystinyl aminopeptidase, whose translation MDPFDSNNSDRSNQPRNMIENRMFEEEPDVVDLAKDSTTFPTCQALDPDDVVYEPRSSRLLVRGLGENDMDEDDEDCESSARLLGMSFMNRSAAHRSCSSPYTRQGAPRSCVRPSARTLVVCMLFLVIVASMTMVLYFLPGCTFTRSGCPKTNKTSPFEQVYPLSTSGAVFPWAQLRLPRSIRPLSYDLTLNPDLDNMTFTGRTIITMSVLHNTKCIVLHSAYLNITNATFKLGDGEARGVTVLEYKPREQIAVEFTEVLKTGQYCVLTLDYSANLSHAYDGFYNSSYTEKDGSKRVLAATQFEPLSARKAFPCFDAPDFKATFLIRIRRKPNHLSLSNMPKAKSTQLSNGLIEDEFEKTSVNMSTYLVAFIVANFTHISRNVSDTQVSVYSVPEKWEHTDYALDTACKLLEFYNGFFEINYPLKKLDLVAIPDFLAGAMENWGLITFRETSLLVGKQSSPLEKQVVASVIAHELAHQWFGNLVTMRWWNDLWLNEGFATYMQYMSLQTVFPQLDIGNLFLAVRFRALDKDALNSSHAVSTEVNKPEQVEEMFDSVSYEKGASILLMLNASLPGDQQFRKGIIQYLKEFSGLNTDTNDLWNSLTQVEVSAQHPNVSDMMSSWTSQKGFPLVTVSRKGGQVTLTQEPFRLTSDNATQTSSLWNIPVTYVTDNCSVAPECRRTFYLKTKSETLKELPESIKWMKLNYRNTGFYITHYEDEGWAALINALSNNVNVLTHEDRASLVHNMFALSRLGRVSFNQVLHLLRYMSNENHTSPVTEALSQLGVIYRLLDKRQEHRLVARMKSYILNQFGSLMDKQTWEEEDSVSKQELRSALLEMACGLNEEKCIKKAQALFKHYVESNGTLRIPGDLQQVVFTVAAQSNEDWGTLLSMYGHVTYDAEKRKMLRGLASTQDARLLVWVLKAGLMGDVIQTQELPLVISTVCNGFTGYLFVWDFIQENWDSLIEKFPVGSFAIQTIIKSTTSQFSTQAHLDQVQGFFYSLKERGSQMRSVQEALETIRLNQRWMEKNLATLKKWL comes from the exons ATGGATCCGTTCGACAGTAACAACTCAG ACCGATCCAACCAGCCGAGGAACATGATTGAGAACCGTATGTTTGAAGAAGAACCTGATGTTGTGGATTTGGCTAAAGACTCCACTACATTTCCA ACATGTCAAGCTCTTGACCCCGACGACGTGGTGTATGAACCTCGCAGCTCGCGGTTGCTGGTGCGAGGCCTGGGAGAGAACGACATGGACGAGGATGATGAGGACTGCGAATCATCAGCCCGTCTGCTGGGCATGTCCTTCATGAACCGCAGCGCTGCGCACAGATCCTGCTCTTCCCCATACACCAGGCAGGGTGCACCCAG GTCATGTGTACGACCCTCTGCTCGTACCCTGGTTGTCTGTATGTTATTTCTGGTGATAGTGGCCTCTATGACCATGGTGCTATACTTCTTACCTGGATGCACCTTTACCAgg AGTGGTTGTCCAAAGACCAACAAGACCTCTCCCTTCGAGCAAGTCTACCCTCTGTCCACCAGTGGCGCAGTGTTTCCGTGGGCACAGCTCCGGCTGCCTCGCAGCATACGTCCCCTTAGCTATGACCTCACCCTTAACCCCGACCTTGACAACATGACCTTCACCGGTCgcaccatcatcaccatgtCTGTGCTTCACAACACCAAGTGCATCGTCCTGCACAGCGCTTATCTCAACATCACCAACGCTACTTTCAAG CTGGGTGACGGGGAGGCCAGAGGAGTGACTGTGCTGGAGTACAAACCCAGAGAGCAGATAGCTGTTGAATTCACAGAGGTGCTGAAGACCGGCCAGTACTGCGTTTTGACTCTGGATTACTCTGCCAACCTCTCGCATGCTTACGACGGTTTCTACAACAGCTCATACACTGAAAAAGATGGAAGCAAAAG GGTATTAGCTGCCACCCAGTTTGAGCCACTATCAGCTAGGAAGGCCTTTCCTTGCTTTGATGCACCAGATTTCAAAGCCACCTTCCTGATTAGAATCCGCAGGAAACCAAACCACCTGAGTCTTTCCAACATGCCAAAG GCCAAAAGCACACAACTTTCCAATGGCCTCATTGAAGATGAGTTTGAAAAGACCAGCGTCAACATGAGCACCTACCTGGTCGCCTTCATCGTAGCTAACTTCACCCATATCAGCAGAAATGTTTCAGACACTCAG gTGTCTGTATACTCCGTGCCAGAGAAGTGGGAGCACACTGACTACGCTCTGGACACCGCCTGCAAATTGCTGGAGTTCTACAATGGGTTCTTTGAAATTAACTACCCCCTCAAAAAACTAG ACCTGGTAGCCATCCCAGACTTCCTGGCAGGAGCCATGGAGAACTGGGGACTCATCACTTTCAGAGAAACCAGCCTGCTTGTGGGCAAACAGTCCTCTCCTCTGGAAAAACAAGTGGTGGCCTCCGTCATCGCGCATGAGCTCGCTCATCAG TGGTTTGGAAACCTGGTGACGATGAGGTGGTGGAATGACCTGTGGCTCAACGAAGGCTTCGCCACATACATGCAGTACATGTCGCTGCAGACTGTTTTTCCCCAGCTGGACATT GGTAATTTGTTCCTGGCAGTACGCTTCAGAGCTTTGGACAAAGACGCGCTTAACTCCTCCCACGCCGTGTCAACAGAGGTTAATAAGCCAGAACAGGTGGAAGAGATGTTTGACTCTGTGTCCTATGAAAAG GGTGCATCCATTCTACTGATGCTGAATGCCTCCCTGCCAGGGGACCAACAGTTCAGAAAGGGAATCATTCAATACCTGAAAGAGTTCAGTGGATTAAACACAGACACTAACGACCTCTGGAACAGTCTCACAcag GTGGAAGTCTCTGCCCAACACCCCAATGTATCAGATATGATGAGCTCATGGACATCCCAGAAAGGTTTCCCATTGGTCACTGTAAGCCGTAAGGGAGGTCAGGTGACCCTCACGCAGGAGCCCTTCCGACTCACATCTGACAACGCCACGCAGACCTCCAG CTTGTGGAATATTCCGGTGACGTACGTCACTGACAACTGTAGTGTGGCCCCTGAGTGCAGAAGGACATTCTATCTGAAGACCAAGTCAG agacGCTGAAGGAGCTACCAGAAAGTATTAAGTGGATGAAGTTGAACTACAGAAACACAGGCTTCTACATCACCCACTACGAAGATGAGGGCTGGGCCGCTCTCATAAATGCTCTCTCCAACAATGTCAATGTTTTGACGCACGAGGACCGGGCCTCGCTCGTACACAACATGTTTGCTCTTTCCAG ACTTGGACGGGTGTCCTTCAACCAAGTCCTCCACCTTTTGAGGTACATGTCCAATGAAAATCATACTTCTCCTGTGACGGAGGCCTTGTCACAGCTCGGTGTAATCTACCGGCTGCTTGACAAAAGACAAGAGCACCGCCTTGTGGCCCGGATGAAG TCTTACATTCTGAATCAGTTTGGTTCTCTGATGGACAAACAAACgtgggaagaggaggacagtGTGTCCAAACAGGAGCTTCGCTCTGCCCTGCTGGAGATGGCCTGTGGTCTGAATGAAGAGAAGTGCATTAAGAAAGCCCAAGCCCTGTTCAAACACTATGTCGAGTCCAATGGAACCTTGCG GATCCCAGGTGATCTGCAGCAAGTCGTATTCACTGTGGCTGCTCAATCAAATGAAGATTGGGGCACTTTGCTTAGCATGTACGGACATGTCACCTATGATGCTGAGAAGCGAAAAATGCTCCGTGGCCTAGCGTCTACTCAGGACGCACGGCTCTTAGTATG GGTTCTAAAGGCAGGTCTGATGGGGGATGTCATCCAGACACAGGAGTTGCCTCTGGTCATCAGCACTGTGTGTAATGGCTTCACCGGATACTTGTTTGTCTGGGATTTTATCCAAGAGAACTGGGACAGCCTCATTGAGAA GTTCCCTGTGGGCTCCTTTGCCATCCAGACAATCATCAAGTCGACCACCTCTCAGTTCTCCACACAGGCACATCTTGATCAa gtTCAGGGCTTCTTCTATAGTTTGAAGGAGCGCGGCTCTCAGATGAGGAGCGTGCAGGAAGCTTTGGAAACCATCAGGCTGAACCAGCGCTGGATGGAAAAGAACTTGGCCACGCTCAAAAAATGGCTCTAA
- the slc14a2 gene encoding urea transporter 2 — protein MPGTHSAKDIHQEIICSTPPACSSRAAAFTELQPLMANPDPPTERDDSPVDKDPEQPGPRNQQRARACFLKGLSYFSGDMKVFGKWMERQFFLLQLLDWVLRGAAQVMFVNNPLSGLIIFAGLILQNYWWALNGFVGTLFATISALILQQNRGAIASGLYGYNGILVGLLMAVFSDKGDWYWWLMLPNIFLSMMCPIVSSALASINSRWDLPVFTLPFNILVCLHIVATGHYNHYFPQVLIQPRTELPNITWADIDVSRLFMSVPVGVGQVYGCDNPWTGGIFIISLFISSPITCAHAVLGSAVGMVSGLALAAPFGDIYFGLWGYNCVLACIAIGGMFYALTWQVHLLAIACAFFCAYLGSAIANIMSTFGLPSCTWPFCLSALTFLLLTTGISRIYKLPLAKVTYPEKNLRYYWKLKKQEKIQMADKERMESEEEQKHVKEEMMVNEKDQLRQKLERLEEQRSAGEASDDKDEETRVKSHPPAVKLLGTEDVRHSDLTEVTVADSV, from the exons ATGCCTGGCACGCACAGCGCAAAG GATATTCACCAGGAAATCATCTGTTCTACTCCTCCTGCCTGCTCCTCTCGTGCTGCAGCATTCACT GAGCTCCAGCCCCTGATGGCGAACCCCGACCCGCCGACTGAGCGTGACGACTCCCCAGTGGACAAAGACCCCGAGCAGCCGGGGCCAAGGAACCAGCAGAGGGCCAGGGCCTGCTTCCTCAAAGGACTCTCTTATTTCTCTGGAGACATGAAGGTGTTTGGAAAATGGATGGAAA GGCAgtttttcctgctgcagttgctgGACTGGGTTCTGCGTGGAGCTGCTCAGGTGATGTTTGTCAACAACCCTCTAAGCGGCCTCATCATTTTTGCTGGTCTCATCCTGCAAAACTACTGGTGGGCTCTCAACGGCTTTGTGGGCACCCTCTTTGCCACCATTTCTGCCCTCATTCTGCAACAGAACAG GGGTGCAATAGCCTCGGGGCTCTATGGTTACAACGGCATCCTGGTGGGTCTGCTGATGGCGGTGTTCTCCGACAAAGGAGACTGGTACTGGTGGCTCATGCTCCCAAACATCTTCCTGTCCATGATGTG tcCGATCGTGTCCAGTGCCCTGGCATCCATTAACAGTCGATGGGATCTGCCAGTGTTCACGCTGCCCTTCAACATCCTGGTGTGTCTCCACATAGTTGCCACTGGCCACTACAACCACTACTTCCCCCAAGTCCTCATTCAGCCGCGCACGGAGCTGCCCAACATCACCTGGGCTGACATCGACGTGTCCCGG CTGTTCATGTCGGTGCCTGTGGGAGTCGGCCAGGTCTACGGCTGTGACAACCCGTGGACCGGAGGAATCTTCATTATCTCACTGTTCATCTCCTCCCCTATCACCTGCGCTCATGCCGTCCTGGGATCTGCCGTGGGCATGGTTTCAG GTTTGGCCTTGGCAGCCCCCTTTGGAGACATTTACTTTGGCCTCTGGGGATACAACTGTGTGTTAGCCTGCATTGCCATCGGAGGAATGTTTTACGCTCTCACCTGGCAGGTGCATCTCCTTGCCATCGCGTGCG CTTTCTTCTGCGCGTACCTCGGCTCAGCCATTGCTAACATCATGTCAACG TTTGGGCTGCCATCCTGCACTTggcctttctgtctctctgctctcaCTTTCCTCCTCTTAACCACGGGAATCAGCAGGATCTACAAGCTGCCACTGGCCAAAGTCACCTACCCCGAGAAAAACCTGCGCTACTACTGGAAGCTGAAGAAGCAGGAGAAAATACAAATGGCTGACAAGGAGAGGATGGaaagtgaggaggagcagaaacaTGTCAAAGAAGAGATGATGGTGAACGAGAAAGACCAACTGAGGCAAAAACTTGAGAGATTGGAAGAACAGAGAAGCGCAGGTGAGGCATCGGACGATAAAGATGAAGAGACACGTGTCAAAAGCCATCCCCCCGCGGTCAAACTGCTTGGTACTGAAGATGTCAGACACAGTGATCTAACCGAGGTCACTGTTGCTGATTCTGTTTAA